In the Geobacter sp. FeAm09 genome, one interval contains:
- the frr gene encoding ribosome recycling factor, with translation MPKAVIDDMKSHMEKTVSVLKGEFQKIRTGRASTGILDVVKVDYYGNPSSISQVATLAVPEPRTITIAPWEAKMIGPIEKAILNANIGLTPSNDGKIIRLNLPPLTEERRKEIVRDLKKKAEEDKIALRNIRRDAMDKLKKLEKDKAVTEDELKKYEKDVQDITKSFETKIDEAVAHKEKEVMEV, from the coding sequence ATGCCAAAGGCCGTGATCGACGACATGAAGTCCCATATGGAAAAGACCGTCAGCGTTCTCAAGGGGGAATTCCAGAAGATCAGGACCGGTCGCGCCAGCACCGGCATTCTGGATGTGGTCAAGGTTGACTATTACGGCAACCCCTCCTCCATCAGCCAGGTGGCGACCCTGGCGGTGCCGGAGCCGCGCACCATCACCATCGCCCCCTGGGAGGCCAAGATGATCGGCCCCATCGAAAAGGCGATCCTCAACGCCAATATCGGCCTGACCCCCTCCAACGACGGCAAGATCATCCGTCTCAACCTGCCGCCGCTGACCGAGGAACGCCGCAAGGAAATCGTCAGGGATCTCAAGAAAAAGGCCGAAGAGGACAAGATCGCCCTGCGCAACATCCGCCGCGACGCCATGGACAAGCTGAAGAAGCTGGAGAAGGACAAGGCGGTCACGGAAGATGAACTGAAGAAGTATGAAAAGGATGTACAGGATATTACCAAGAGCTTCGAGACCAAGATCGACGAAGCGGTGGCCCATAAGGAAAAAGAGGTCATGGAAGTCTGA
- the pyrH gene encoding UMP kinase: MNRPSFSRVLLKLSGESLAGDQGYGIDPLTISTIAREIKEVVDSGVQLALVIGGGNIFRGLAASSKGMDRASADYMGMLATVINSLAMQDALEKVGVSTRVQSAIAMQEVAEPYIRRRAIRHLEKGRVVIFGAGTGNPYFTTDTAASLRAMEINAQVILKGTKVDGVYSADPKKDATAVKLPKLTYLEVLKMGLQVMDATATSLCMDNNLPIIVFDLTTEGNITKVICGEEIGTIVQGE, from the coding sequence ATGAACAGGCCGTCATTTTCCAGAGTGCTCTTGAAGCTGTCCGGCGAATCGCTCGCCGGCGACCAGGGATACGGCATCGATCCGCTGACCATCAGCACCATCGCCCGGGAGATCAAAGAGGTTGTGGACTCGGGGGTCCAACTGGCGCTCGTGATCGGCGGCGGCAACATATTCCGCGGCCTGGCCGCCTCATCCAAGGGGATGGACCGTGCCAGCGCCGACTACATGGGCATGCTGGCCACCGTGATCAACTCCCTGGCCATGCAGGACGCCCTGGAGAAGGTGGGAGTTTCCACCCGGGTCCAGTCGGCCATCGCCATGCAGGAGGTGGCCGAGCCGTATATCCGGCGGCGGGCCATACGGCATCTTGAGAAGGGGCGGGTGGTGATCTTCGGCGCCGGCACCGGCAACCCGTACTTTACCACGGATACCGCAGCCAGCCTGCGGGCCATGGAAATCAACGCCCAGGTGATCCTCAAGGGGACCAAGGTGGACGGCGTCTACTCGGCCGATCCGAAGAAGGACGCCACGGCGGTCAAGCTGCCGAAACTGACCTATCTTGAAGTGCTCAAGATGGGGCTGCAGGTTATGGACGCCACCGCCACCTCACTCTGCATGGACAACAACCTGCCGATTATCGTATTCGATCTGACCACCGAGGGCAACATCACGAAGGTCATCTGCGGTGAAGAAATCGGAACCATCGTACAAGGAGAATAG
- the tsf gene encoding translation elongation factor Ts, with protein MAVTAAQINELRKSTGAGMLDCKKALEESTGDFEKAVDYLRKKGLAAAAKKAGRAATEGAVGCYIHAGGKIGVMVEINCETDFVAKNENFQIFVKDIAMHIAAASPTCVRREEVPADVLEREKEIYRAKARETGKPENIIEKIIEGQVNKFYADVCLLEQAYVKDPDKTIEQYLNETIAKIGENMSIRRFTKYVLGEGLEKKESDFAAEVAAAAGM; from the coding sequence ATGGCTGTTACTGCTGCACAGATCAACGAATTGAGAAAATCGACCGGGGCCGGCATGCTCGACTGCAAGAAGGCCCTTGAGGAAAGTACCGGTGATTTCGAGAAGGCCGTGGATTACCTGCGCAAGAAGGGGCTGGCCGCTGCCGCGAAGAAGGCCGGCAGAGCCGCCACTGAAGGTGCCGTGGGCTGTTATATCCACGCCGGCGGCAAGATCGGCGTCATGGTCGAGATCAACTGCGAAACCGACTTCGTTGCCAAGAATGAAAACTTCCAGATCTTCGTGAAGGACATTGCCATGCATATCGCTGCCGCCTCGCCTACCTGCGTGCGCCGCGAGGAAGTGCCTGCCGACGTTCTGGAACGGGAGAAGGAAATCTACCGCGCCAAGGCCCGCGAAACCGGCAAGCCGGAAAATATCATCGAGAAGATCATCGAGGGTCAGGTCAACAAGTTCTACGCCGATGTCTGCCTGCTGGAGCAGGCGTACGTCAAGGACCCGGACAAGACCATCGAACAGTATCTCAACGAAACCATCGCCAAGATCGGCGAGAATATGTCCATTCGCCGCTTTACCAAGTACGTCCTCGGCGAAGGACTGGAAAAGAAGGAATCGGACTTTGCTGCCGAAGTGGCAGCAGCGGCCGGCATGTAG
- the rpsB gene encoding 30S ribosomal protein S2: MSSISMKELLEAGVHFGHQTKRWNPKMKPYIFGARNGIYIIDLQKTVRYFKSAYNFVKESVENGNTVLFVGTKKQAQDSVAEEATRCGMFYVNQRWLGGMLTNFATVKQSIDRLKRLDAMFEDGTIDAYTKKESLQFDKEREKLQKILGGIKGMSKLPGLMFVIDPKNEEIAVQEANKLGIPVVAIVDTNCDPDPIDHVIPGNDDAIRAIRLLSSKIADASIEGAQARSAALQADSEGGEEFAAEAVEDVAGETAE; the protein is encoded by the coding sequence ATGTCAAGCATCAGCATGAAGGAACTGCTGGAAGCCGGCGTCCATTTCGGCCACCAGACCAAACGCTGGAACCCCAAGATGAAACCCTACATCTTCGGGGCACGTAACGGAATCTACATCATCGACCTGCAGAAGACCGTCCGTTATTTCAAATCCGCTTACAACTTCGTAAAAGAATCGGTCGAAAACGGCAACACCGTGTTGTTCGTCGGCACCAAGAAGCAGGCCCAGGATTCGGTAGCCGAAGAGGCGACGCGTTGCGGCATGTTTTACGTCAATCAGCGCTGGCTGGGCGGCATGCTGACAAACTTCGCCACCGTCAAGCAGAGCATCGACCGCCTCAAGCGCCTCGACGCCATGTTCGAGGACGGCACCATCGACGCCTACACCAAGAAGGAATCCCTCCAGTTCGACAAGGAGCGTGAAAAGCTCCAGAAGATCCTGGGCGGCATCAAGGGGATGAGCAAGCTTCCCGGCCTGATGTTCGTCATCGACCCCAAGAACGAAGAAATCGCCGTTCAGGAAGCCAACAAACTGGGCATCCCCGTTGTGGCCATCGTCGATACCAACTGCGATCCCGATCCCATCGACCACGTCATCCCCGGCAACGACGACGCCATCCGCGCCATCCGCCTGCTGAGCTCCAAGATCGCCGACGCTTCCATCGAAGGGGCCCAGGCCCGTAGCGCCGCTCTCCAGGCCGACAGCGAAGGGGGCGAGGAATTCGCCGCCGAAGCGGTTGAAGACGTCGCCGGCGAGACCGCCGAATAA
- a CDS encoding O-acetylhomoserine aminocarboxypropyltransferase/cysteine synthase family protein — protein sequence MDTPLRFDSLLVHGGLEPGPAGATSVPIVQSSSFAYESADALEDVFRGRAAGQVYTRLGNPTTEALERRLALLEGGGAALATASGMAAITTTVMTIARAGDEILASSSLFGGTFSLFRDTLANFGITARFVDPLDQESVQAAINDRTRLLFVETVGNPKLDVPDIPGLAAIAHQAGLPLVVDATVTTPYLADGAKLGADIVIHSTSKYINGSGTSIGGVIIDRGVFNWNSTRFPHFELFHKKYRQFAFTARARKLVHKDVGACAAPFNSFLLTEGVQTLALRMERHCSNALALARFLSTHPKVAWVNYPGLENTPGHEVATRLYGGRYGGLLTFGTGTKETAFRVINALRMAKNLANIGDAKTLVIHPASTICADYPLADKALMGVSEDLVRVSVGIEDSADIIGDFNQALDAI from the coding sequence ATGGATACACCACTACGCTTTGATTCGCTCCTCGTGCACGGCGGCCTGGAACCGGGACCGGCGGGCGCCACCTCGGTCCCCATCGTGCAATCCAGTTCCTTTGCCTACGAGAGCGCCGACGCCCTGGAAGATGTCTTTCGCGGCCGTGCGGCCGGCCAGGTCTATACCCGCCTGGGCAACCCGACCACCGAGGCCCTCGAGCGGCGCCTGGCGCTGCTGGAAGGGGGCGGCGCAGCCCTGGCGACCGCCTCCGGCATGGCGGCCATCACCACCACGGTCATGACCATCGCCCGGGCCGGCGACGAGATCCTGGCCTCCTCATCCCTGTTCGGTGGCACTTTTTCCCTGTTTCGGGATACCCTCGCCAACTTCGGCATCACGGCCCGCTTCGTCGATCCCCTGGATCAGGAATCGGTCCAGGCCGCCATCAACGACCGGACCCGGCTTCTCTTCGTCGAAACCGTGGGCAACCCCAAACTGGATGTGCCCGACATCCCCGGACTGGCCGCGATCGCACATCAGGCGGGACTGCCGCTGGTCGTGGACGCCACCGTGACCACCCCCTATCTTGCCGACGGCGCCAAACTGGGGGCCGATATCGTGATCCATTCCACCAGCAAGTACATCAACGGCAGCGGCACCTCCATCGGTGGCGTCATCATCGACCGCGGGGTCTTCAACTGGAATTCGACCCGCTTTCCCCATTTTGAACTTTTTCATAAAAAGTACCGTCAATTCGCCTTCACCGCCCGCGCCCGCAAGCTGGTGCACAAGGATGTGGGGGCCTGCGCCGCGCCGTTCAACTCCTTCCTCCTGACCGAGGGCGTCCAGACCCTGGCCCTCAGGATGGAGCGGCACTGCAGCAACGCCCTGGCCCTGGCGCGCTTCCTCTCGACCCACCCCAAGGTGGCGTGGGTCAACTACCCCGGCCTGGAGAACACCCCCGGCCACGAGGTCGCCACGCGCCTGTACGGCGGACGTTACGGCGGGCTTTTGACCTTCGGCACCGGCACCAAGGAAACGGCCTTCCGCGTCATCAACGCCCTGCGCATGGCCAAAAACCTGGCCAACATCGGCGACGCCAAGACCCTGGTGATCCACCCCGCCAGCACCATCTGCGCCGACTATCCCCTGGCGGACAAGGCGCTCATGGGGGTGAGCGAGGACCTGGTCCGGGTGTCGGTCGGCATCGAAGACAGCGCGGACATCATCGGGGATTTCAACCAGGCCCTGGACGCCATCTAG
- the thiS gene encoding sulfur carrier protein ThiS, translating into MTITINGKETALAENPARTVESLLEELDVAQRQYVTVELNGEILERDAFVKTPVQGGDALEFIYFMGGGR; encoded by the coding sequence ATGACCATCACTATTAACGGAAAAGAAACCGCCCTCGCCGAAAACCCGGCCCGCACCGTCGAATCGCTGCTGGAGGAACTGGACGTGGCGCAACGCCAGTACGTCACCGTGGAACTGAACGGCGAAATCCTGGAACGGGACGCCTTCGTGAAGACACCGGTACAGGGCGGCGACGCGCTGGAATTCATCTATTTCATGGGCGGAGGGCGCTAA
- a CDS encoding molybdopterin-synthase adenylyltransferase MoeB produces the protein MLTDEQIERYSRHIMLKEVGGKGQQRLFDGRVLIIGAGGLGAPIALYLAAAGIGTIGIADADDVDLSNLQRQVIHFTPDVGKPKVESAREKMQAINPALQVRAYKEWISAANIADIIRDYDFVIDGTDNFAAKFLINDACVLAGIPYSHGGILQFDGQTMTVRPGESACYRCIFPEPPPKDAIPTCSQAGVIGVLPGVLGTIQATEAIKYLLGKGELLTNRLLTYNALRMKFREIPLKRNPACPLCGEHPAITEVQDELDALTVCDLKN, from the coding sequence ATGCTGACCGACGAGCAGATCGAACGCTACTCCCGCCACATCATGCTGAAAGAGGTGGGGGGCAAGGGGCAGCAGCGGCTCTTCGACGGCCGCGTGCTGATCATCGGCGCCGGCGGCCTGGGGGCGCCCATCGCCCTCTATCTGGCGGCGGCGGGAATAGGAACCATCGGTATCGCCGATGCGGACGACGTGGACCTGTCCAATCTGCAGCGCCAGGTGATCCATTTCACCCCCGATGTGGGCAAGCCCAAGGTGGAATCGGCCCGGGAAAAGATGCAGGCCATCAACCCCGCCCTGCAGGTCAGGGCCTACAAGGAATGGATCAGTGCCGCCAACATTGCGGACATCATCCGCGACTACGACTTTGTCATCGACGGCACCGACAACTTCGCCGCCAAGTTCCTGATCAACGACGCCTGCGTCCTTGCCGGCATCCCCTACTCCCATGGCGGCATCCTGCAGTTCGACGGCCAGACCATGACGGTGCGGCCGGGGGAATCGGCCTGCTACCGCTGCATCTTCCCCGAGCCGCCCCCCAAGGACGCCATCCCCACCTGCTCCCAGGCCGGGGTGATCGGCGTGCTGCCGGGGGTCCTGGGCACCATCCAGGCCACCGAGGCGATCAAGTACCTGCTGGGCAAGGGGGAGCTGCTGACCAACCGCCTCCTCACCTACAACGCCCTGCGCATGAAGTTCCGGGAGATTCCGCTGAAGCGCAACCCGGCCTGCCCGCTCTGCGGCGAGCATCCGGCCATTACCGAGGTGCAGGACGAATTGGACGCGTTGACGGTGTGCGATTTAAAAAATTAG
- a CDS encoding M67 family metallopeptidase, translated as MLKIPVSIHDDLIAHAREGFPLEVCGILGGADDTVSAIYRMTNTDASNEHFMMEPREQFSVVKDLRAKGLAMLAIYHSHPETPARPSREDIRLALTPQVSHVIVSLANPGEPVVKSYKINDGNVEPEPLETI; from the coding sequence ATGCTGAAAATCCCCGTTTCCATCCATGACGACCTGATCGCCCATGCCCGGGAGGGATTCCCGCTGGAAGTATGCGGGATTCTCGGCGGGGCGGACGATACCGTCTCCGCCATCTACCGCATGACCAACACCGACGCCAGCAACGAGCATTTCATGATGGAACCGCGGGAGCAGTTCAGCGTGGTGAAGGATCTGCGGGCCAAGGGGCTTGCCATGCTGGCCATCTACCACTCCCACCCCGAGACGCCGGCCCGTCCGTCCCGGGAGGACATCAGGCTGGCCCTCACCCCGCAGGTATCCCACGTCATCGTCTCCCTGGCGAATCCCGGGGAACCTGTGGTAAAATCCTACAAGATCAACGACGGAAACGTAGAGCCCGAGCCGCTTGAAACCATTTAA
- a CDS encoding 4Fe-4S dicluster domain-containing protein produces the protein MSKAQQPTKIDLSNLKSGGFIKERGKDLFTVRLRVPGGRMSVPRLKKIAEVAEKYGGEFVHLSVRQSIELININFRDFDVVVEELGEAAQKVASCGARVRVPVACGGCEYNPNGLVDTQKSALEVDEKLFGTATGHHKFKVAFAGCPFDCPKSATNDVGFQGAIYPQLDKDACISCGLCAKNCVPKAITMGEDNKPVFDAERCIWCGDCVKVCPTSAWSEKRRGYTVRIGGKWGRNPLVGTLFATFLPEERVVDFISTVLAWYKEKAEALGRIRLGDVIIKEGPQALLDHLRQQFPENTVTATIPPQVIETQVGIRS, from the coding sequence ATGTCCAAGGCACAACAACCCACAAAGATTGATTTGAGCAATCTCAAGTCAGGCGGCTTCATCAAGGAACGGGGCAAGGACCTGTTCACCGTGCGCCTGCGGGTTCCCGGCGGCAGGATGTCGGTTCCCCGCCTGAAAAAGATTGCGGAAGTGGCAGAGAAATACGGCGGCGAATTTGTCCATCTTTCCGTGCGGCAATCCATCGAGCTGATCAACATCAACTTCAGGGATTTCGACGTAGTGGTGGAGGAGTTGGGCGAGGCGGCCCAGAAGGTAGCCTCCTGCGGGGCACGGGTACGCGTCCCGGTTGCCTGCGGCGGGTGCGAGTACAACCCCAACGGCCTGGTGGACACCCAGAAATCGGCCCTGGAGGTGGATGAAAAGCTGTTCGGCACCGCCACCGGCCATCACAAGTTCAAGGTGGCCTTTGCCGGCTGTCCCTTCGACTGCCCCAAGTCGGCCACCAACGATGTGGGGTTCCAGGGTGCGATCTATCCCCAACTGGACAAGGACGCCTGCATCAGTTGCGGTCTGTGTGCCAAGAACTGTGTCCCCAAGGCGATCACCATGGGCGAGGACAACAAGCCGGTTTTCGACGCCGAACGCTGCATCTGGTGCGGCGACTGCGTCAAGGTCTGCCCCACCAGCGCCTGGAGCGAGAAACGCCGCGGTTATACGGTGCGCATCGGCGGCAAGTGGGGACGCAACCCCCTGGTCGGCACGCTGTTCGCCACCTTCCTCCCCGAGGAACGGGTCGTGGATTTCATCTCGACCGTATTGGCGTGGTACAAGGAAAAAGCCGAGGCCCTGGGCCGCATCAGGCTGGGGGACGTGATCATCAAGGAAGGCCCCCAGGCCCTGCTCGACCATCTGCGGCAACAGTTCCCGGAAAATACGGTTACAGCGACCATACCGCCCCAGGTCATCGAGACCCAGGTGGGAATACGATCATGA
- a CDS encoding sulfurtransferase TusA family protein — translation MQVIDLRGVGCPTNFVKAKLALEDIAAGETAQILLDDGEPVKNVPRSLKAEGHKLLGLRQTDEGHYVLELEKVED, via the coding sequence ATGCAGGTGATCGATCTGCGGGGCGTGGGTTGTCCCACGAACTTCGTCAAGGCCAAGCTGGCCCTGGAGGACATTGCGGCCGGAGAAACGGCCCAGATCCTCCTGGATGACGGGGAACCGGTCAAGAACGTCCCGCGCAGCCTCAAGGCCGAAGGGCACAAGCTTCTGGGACTGCGGCAGACGGATGAAGGCCACTATGTCCTGGAACTGGAAAAGGTTGAAGATTAA